Proteins co-encoded in one Streptococcus parauberis NCFD 2020 genomic window:
- a CDS encoding GBS Bsp-like repeat-containing protein: protein MGYSRVAKKLNEAKKPKKQQFSLRKSSVVGVASVIVGTVGFLSGTVQADDLTDSTTTRSMEVVTNDSSNSETTNISEQVTSSSQPVLSTEVIDQPVVAEVGTNPQTEASNESTSPSKESDATLVTSSEAIAIDASTQKSELNSNTESSTPEIESVPSAPTEVTNQVQTQTAIQSKSVAPVETVSADVSGHVLKIVYNGQLEPTKKIKYAVWTDNAGQDDLVWYTADQVGAAYIDLSKKHRAYGLYNIHTYSQDVTGKMSGLNARQFTILKPTVSTSFNVQTNGIVDIVVSNVRGDISSIKVPVWSDLGGQNDIKWYQATQSTDGTYKVSVKISDHSNDTGHFAVHVYGNSTITNSQIGLGTTEGFTIATPDPKNVVSAVVANDGFHLALNSNVVKEFTKVKFAVWSDQAGQDDLHWYTANAQGQVIVPYVNHSNYGLYNIHTYSFESGSAKGLNTRTITVPNPTASAAITQKSDLEFLVSVTNVPAYITKVMLPSWSEINGQDDIKWVTASKLADNSYQAIINIGDHKYNLGHYLVHIYGYSQIGSKTVGLAGTSGFDVKSLPAQTGQLTISPLNNSNFTFTATVSNVYSAKGVKNVKFAVWSDKNGQDELQWLSAQKNSASTYSAVIDLEKHKFDSGLYHVHVYYDLMSGEFVGQTSGTTTFSLPAVSGVAAKIDGTNGFVPSVSIRNLLASAIKVITDQGYQVGFTMFDAISKQGLSYNSNQKFYVASSIKGIYVASLVAQNPLAFNTNYTAIKNILYYSDNDAYANLRATYGAGYIANWMAKAGVDTSLSVPGYPYVTSNELAKMWGQNYSFFNTTTKGKELSKLYENPNLSPIHAVLGSSYRTMSKAGWIGMTGYHAANDAGIVSTGNGDYIISITTNADGKLGLLNNLVSALNTAYKEI, encoded by the coding sequence ATGGGATATTCACGTGTGGCAAAAAAGTTAAATGAGGCAAAAAAACCCAAGAAACAACAATTCAGTTTAAGAAAATCATCAGTGGTTGGTGTTGCCTCGGTAATTGTCGGTACAGTTGGCTTTTTATCAGGAACAGTGCAGGCGGATGACTTAACTGATTCAACTACAACCAGGTCAATGGAGGTTGTTACGAATGATTCGAGCAATAGTGAAACGACAAATATTTCTGAACAAGTTACTTCTTCAAGTCAACCAGTTTTATCAACTGAAGTCATTGACCAACCAGTAGTCGCTGAAGTTGGAACGAATCCTCAAACTGAGGCTAGTAATGAATCTACAAGTCCCTCGAAGGAATCTGACGCTACTTTGGTAACATCGAGTGAAGCAATTGCTATCGATGCATCTACTCAAAAGTCAGAACTAAATAGTAATACAGAAAGTTCAACTCCCGAAATAGAATCAGTTCCAAGTGCTCCAACTGAAGTCACAAATCAGGTTCAAACTCAAACTGCTATCCAGTCAAAAAGTGTCGCACCAGTCGAAACAGTCTCAGCTGATGTGAGTGGTCATGTTTTAAAAATTGTCTATAATGGGCAACTAGAACCAACTAAGAAGATAAAGTATGCAGTTTGGACAGATAATGCTGGCCAAGATGATTTAGTTTGGTATACTGCTGATCAAGTTGGTGCGGCATATATTGATTTATCTAAAAAACATAGAGCATATGGGCTATATAATATTCATACCTATTCACAAGATGTAACAGGTAAAATGTCTGGCTTAAATGCGAGACAATTTACTATTCTTAAACCAACAGTAAGTACATCGTTTAACGTACAAACTAATGGTATTGTTGATATTGTCGTTTCAAATGTGAGAGGTGATATTAGCTCAATTAAAGTTCCTGTTTGGTCAGATTTAGGTGGCCAAAATGATATTAAATGGTATCAAGCTACTCAATCAACTGATGGAACATACAAAGTTTCAGTAAAGATTTCAGATCATTCAAATGATACTGGCCATTTTGCTGTTCATGTTTATGGGAATAGTACAATCACGAATAGTCAAATCGGATTAGGGACAACAGAAGGTTTTACAATTGCTACCCCAGACCCCAAAAATGTAGTGTCAGCCGTAGTAGCTAATGATGGTTTCCACCTAGCATTAAATTCGAATGTTGTTAAAGAATTTACCAAAGTGAAATTTGCTGTTTGGTCGGATCAAGCTGGTCAAGATGACCTTCATTGGTACACAGCCAATGCTCAGGGTCAAGTCATTGTTCCTTATGTTAATCATAGTAATTATGGTCTATACAACATCCATACCTATAGTTTTGAGTCGGGAAGTGCTAAAGGTCTAAATACAAGAACAATTACAGTACCAAATCCAACTGCTAGCGCAGCCATTACACAGAAATCAGATCTTGAATTTTTAGTATCAGTTACGAATGTCCCAGCTTATATCACAAAAGTTATGTTACCAAGTTGGAGTGAAATTAATGGCCAAGATGATATCAAGTGGGTGACGGCAAGTAAGCTAGCTGATAATAGTTACCAAGCCATTATTAATATTGGAGATCATAAGTATAATTTAGGTCATTATTTAGTTCATATATATGGCTATAGTCAAATTGGTTCTAAAACAGTTGGATTAGCTGGGACATCGGGATTTGATGTCAAATCACTACCAGCTCAAACTGGTCAACTTACTATTTCACCTTTAAACAATTCTAACTTTACCTTCACTGCCACAGTATCAAATGTCTATAGTGCAAAAGGGGTAAAAAATGTTAAATTTGCTGTATGGTCTGATAAAAATGGACAAGATGAGTTGCAGTGGCTGTCAGCTCAAAAAAATTCAGCTAGTACTTACAGTGCCGTCATTGATCTTGAAAAGCATAAATTTGATAGCGGACTTTATCATGTTCATGTTTATTATGATTTAATGTCTGGTGAATTTGTAGGACAAACAAGTGGGACAACTACTTTTTCATTGCCGGCTGTTAGTGGTGTTGCTGCTAAAATTGATGGGACTAATGGTTTTGTTCCAAGTGTTTCAATTCGTAACTTATTAGCTAGTGCTATAAAAGTTATCACTGATCAAGGTTATCAGGTCGGATTTACAATGTTTGACGCAATATCTAAACAAGGTCTATCCTACAATAGTAATCAGAAATTTTATGTAGCAAGTTCAATTAAGGGAATTTATGTAGCAAGTCTAGTAGCTCAAAATCCATTAGCATTCAATACCAACTACACTGCAATTAAAAATATCCTTTATTATTCTGACAATGATGCTTACGCCAACTTACGAGCTACTTACGGAGCAGGTTATATTGCGAACTGGATGGCCAAAGCTGGCGTAGATACAAGTTTATCTGTACCAGGTTATCCTTATGTTACGTCAAATGAATTGGCCAAAATGTGGGGACAAAATTACTCATTTTTTAATACAACAACCAAAGGGAAAGAATTATCAAAACTCTATGAAAACCCTAATTTATCACCAATTCATGCTGTTTTAGGATCATCATATAGGACAATGAGTAAAGCTGGTTGGATTGGCATGACAGGTTATCATGCTGCAAACGATGCTGGTATTGTTTCGACTGGAAATGGAGACTACATTATCTCAATCACAACAAATGCGGATGGCAAATTAGGGTTACTGAACAACCTTGTTTCTGCATTGAACACTGCTTATAAAGAAATTTGA
- a CDS encoding elongation factor G-binding protein, whose translation MSHLKVYEFNQIKGLIKELINYYKTNDYLNYALLIKETLLEIGAILIEHEIDSQMFMTNLADKRISHRQVDNLLEDLKVRVEPFTIPSNKEITKLLRKVKKLKVPNFETYDKKEIIYLAWNEQSSNRKYVIYEDNNKSAAFYGDLSTDKVKGFCKICKEETETSLFLLKSKTSGDGTYTKKGDYICRDSAICNQNLKNIDDFYDFVNHMKA comes from the coding sequence CTGTCACATTTAAAAGTCTATGAATTTAATCAAATCAAGGGGTTGATTAAAGAGCTAATAAACTATTATAAAACAAACGATTATTTAAACTATGCTTTATTAATTAAAGAAACATTACTCGAAATTGGTGCAATCCTGATTGAACATGAGATTGATTCTCAAATGTTTATGACAAACTTAGCAGATAAAAGAATATCTCACCGCCAAGTAGATAACTTATTAGAAGATTTAAAAGTGCGGGTGGAACCCTTTACCATTCCATCAAATAAAGAAATCACTAAACTACTCCGAAAGGTAAAGAAATTAAAAGTTCCCAATTTTGAAACTTATGATAAAAAAGAAATTATTTATCTAGCTTGGAATGAGCAATCCTCTAACCGAAAATATGTCATTTATGAAGATAACAACAAAAGCGCTGCTTTCTATGGAGACCTCTCAACAGACAAAGTCAAAGGCTTCTGTAAAATCTGTAAAGAAGAAACTGAAACCTCTTTATTCCTTTTAAAATCAAAAACCTCAGGCGACGGTACCTACACCAAAAAAGGCGACTACATCTGCCGAGATAGTGCCATCTGTAACCAGAACTTGAAAAACATAGACGACTTTTATGATTTTGTCAATCATATGAAGGCGTAA
- a CDS encoding GNAT family N-acetyltransferase, with protein MFIFNDKENTIETDRLLLRRFTLDDSQAVAHICNSAAIQKNTLTLPDPYTEESAIEWISNQEQNNKQDKCYDYAITDKVTDRILGCVSLAVFKNGYIAELGYWISPDVWNKGIATEAARALIKYGFEIKEFHKIVAKHFKYNGASGRVMEKTGMKKEGTQEKHVLKNDLYEDIVLYGIINPQES; from the coding sequence ATGTTTATATTTAATGATAAAGAAAATACTATTGAAACAGACCGTTTGTTATTGAGAAGATTTACTCTTGATGATAGTCAAGCTGTTGCACACATTTGTAATTCAGCAGCTATTCAAAAGAACACGCTGACTTTGCCTGATCCTTATACAGAGGAGTCTGCTATTGAGTGGATATCTAATCAAGAACAAAACAACAAACAAGATAAGTGCTATGATTATGCTATCACTGATAAAGTTACTGATCGTATTCTTGGATGTGTCAGTTTAGCTGTTTTTAAAAATGGCTATATTGCTGAGCTAGGTTATTGGATTAGTCCTGATGTGTGGAATAAAGGGATAGCTACAGAGGCTGCGAGAGCACTTATTAAATATGGCTTTGAAATTAAAGAATTTCATAAAATAGTGGCCAAGCATTTCAAGTATAACGGTGCATCTGGCAGAGTGATGGAAAAAACGGGCATGAAAAAAGAAGGTACTCAGGAAAAGCATGTTTTGAAGAATGATCTGTACGAGGACATTGTTTTATATGGCATTATCAATCCTCAGGAATCCTAA
- a CDS encoding heme-binding protein has translation MSQDLLVLAQQFSEEDKAILAAIEQRLVFQVFDSQAALALGALLVEEAVAFGEEPAIRMERLSDGAAIFQYIGNSGGERNIGFAERKMAAVRSTGYSSLYSLALLGDNPQFLDLEATLPVAGAIPIRVDGAMVAILGISGLHHGNDHRLLMVALSKYLGVDLPEYEGLII, from the coding sequence ATGTCTCAAGATTTACTGGTATTGGCGCAGCAATTCTCCGAGGAAGATAAGGCAATTTTGGCGGCGATTGAGCAGCGTTTGGTTTTTCAGGTTTTTGATAGTCAGGCGGCTCTGGCTTTGGGGGCACTTTTGGTGGAGGAAGCGGTGGCATTTGGTGAGGAGCCGGCCATTCGGATGGAGCGTTTGTCTGATGGGGCAGCGATTTTCCAATACATTGGCAACTCTGGTGGGGAGCGCAATATTGGTTTCGCTGAGCGGAAGATGGCTGCTGTTCGATCGACGGGTTATTCTAGTCTCTATTCACTAGCCCTGTTGGGTGACAATCCGCAATTTTTAGATTTAGAGGCTACTTTGCCTGTGGCTGGAGCTATTCCTATCAGAGTAGATGGGGCAATGGTGGCTATTTTAGGGATTTCCGGTTTGCATCATGGCAATGACCACCGGCTCTTAATGGTGGCTCTGTCCAAATATTTGGGAGTGGATTTACCGGAATATGAGGGATTGATTATTTAA
- a CDS encoding VOC family protein: MASYTDQLDQMLDFYVNKLGMTKKSEVNYSVYLNRDDRPALQEIARDEPDRIFNSYLEAAPGQFIELFTAHATQKEHTQWDEHKGCSHFALLVDDIFKTRDQLLAAGVELVHDISKGPSETYQMWLHDPDGNYFEVMQYTEKSIQLVGNC; the protein is encoded by the coding sequence ATTGCTTCCTACACGGATCAGTTGGATCAGATGTTGGATTTTTACGTTAACAAACTGGGGATGACTAAGAAGTCTGAGGTTAACTATTCTGTTTATTTGAATCGGGATGACCGGCCGGCTTTGCAGGAGATTGCGCGTGATGAGCCTGACAGAATTTTTAATAGTTACCTTGAGGCTGCTCCCGGTCAGTTTATTGAGCTTTTTACGGCTCATGCGACTCAGAAGGAGCACACGCAGTGGGATGAGCATAAGGGCTGTTCGCATTTTGCCCTTTTGGTGGACGATATTTTCAAGACACGCGATCAGCTTCTAGCGGCTGGTGTGGAGCTGGTTCACGATATTTCCAAGGGTCCGTCCGAGACCTACCAGATGTGGCTTCATGATCCAGATGGTAACTATTTTGAAGTGATGCAGTATACGGAAAAATCCATCCAGCTTGTTGGTAACTGCTAG
- a CDS encoding Crp/Fnr family transcriptional regulator, whose protein sequence is MDHHMCVTLVPLFNHLSVEEQAEINKLASHKHYQKNETIFQPGDDQLDIVARGSIKVYQLSANGKEQLLRVVEPGGYEGENQLFGIENETLFAEALEDTEICTISKQAFNQVMLKNPKIAIKLFELSAQKMVQLEKQSQLLSMERVEERLANYLLDLAKVTETDQVTLPMKMKDIAQFLGTTPETLSRKFSLFESLGYISRTGKIVTILDLDGLQDM, encoded by the coding sequence ATGGATCACCATATGTGTGTGACACTTGTTCCCTTATTCAACCATTTATCGGTGGAAGAGCAAGCCGAAATTAACAAACTCGCAAGCCATAAACACTATCAAAAGAATGAGACCATTTTCCAACCAGGTGATGACCAATTGGATATCGTCGCGCGAGGTTCCATAAAGGTCTATCAGTTATCGGCTAATGGGAAAGAGCAACTCTTACGTGTCGTTGAACCTGGTGGTTATGAAGGTGAAAACCAGCTTTTCGGCATTGAAAATGAAACACTGTTTGCGGAAGCTTTAGAGGATACGGAAATCTGCACCATTAGCAAGCAGGCTTTTAATCAAGTCATGCTCAAAAATCCCAAAATTGCCATTAAACTCTTTGAATTAAGTGCCCAAAAAATGGTTCAACTGGAAAAGCAATCACAACTTTTATCAATGGAACGGGTTGAAGAACGCCTAGCAAATTACTTACTTGATTTAGCCAAAGTGACTGAAACAGATCAAGTGACTCTGCCTATGAAAATGAAAGATATTGCCCAATTTTTGGGCACCACTCCGGAGACCCTCTCGCGAAAATTTTCCTTATTTGAGAGTCTAGGCTATATCAGCAGAACTGGTAAAATAGTAACTATTCTTGACCTAGATGGATTGCAAGATATGTGA
- a CDS encoding heavy-metal-associated domain-containing protein, protein MKKTILQLETLACPSCMKKIEAAIKSVAGVDKETVKVLFNASKAKLSFDDNVTSSAEIAKAVEAIGYTVLKVSEKS, encoded by the coding sequence ATGAAAAAGACAATTTTACAACTTGAAACCTTGGCTTGTCCAAGCTGCATGAAAAAAATTGAAGCTGCCATTAAATCGGTTGCTGGTGTTGATAAGGAGACTGTCAAAGTCCTCTTTAATGCCAGTAAAGCCAAGCTTAGTTTTGATGATAATGTGACAAGTAGTGCTGAGATTGCAAAAGCAGTGGAGGCTATTGGTTACACTGTCCTAAAAGTTTCCGAAAAATCGTAA
- a CDS encoding heavy metal translocating P-type ATPase, with the protein MQKWLSSYRNWLTAVTGVLIVGAFAQEWLFGNEGLSAFLLLLASLVGGFPILVQAFQALRVGVVSIDLLVTLAILGAFVIQEFEESAIVAFLFLFGAFLEQRTLAKTRSAIKNLVNLVPETSFRQTENGDFQEVGVDEIVEGDLLLVKTGGKIPVDGVITFGSGNVNEASITGESVPVAKTIGSSVFAGTILENGTLQLRTEKIGDETTFGKIIELVEEAQDSKSEAERFIDRFSKYYTPAVLVLAIFVWLWAQNMQLAVTILVLGCPGALVIGVPVSNVSGIGNGAKNGILFKGSDVINHFSKVDTILFDKTGTLTYGNPQVTQAIHYSHNRNYVERLLVSVEKESDHPLAKAITNYYETPFVDVVDSTEVVTGGGIVAQIGQNQVLVGNRYLMEQYKIPLNKQMTSDIESLEAQGNSLVLTAVNGQLVLVLGIRDRVRKGVKEDFETLKKMGVKNLILLSGDNQGTVDLVAKELALTEAYGQLLPQDKAEFVKQRQAKGEIVAFVGDGINDSPSLALADIGIAMGGGTDVAIETSQVVLMHSDFHKIPHAIALARATRFNMIENIAIALFVVVTLLVSVLTSSWMNMAIGMFVHEGSILVVILNAMRLLTYKK; encoded by the coding sequence ATGCAAAAATGGTTATCGTCGTATCGGAATTGGTTGACTGCTGTGACTGGAGTTCTTATTGTGGGCGCTTTTGCTCAGGAGTGGTTGTTTGGGAATGAGGGGTTGTCGGCTTTCTTGCTTTTATTGGCGTCCTTGGTTGGAGGTTTTCCGATTCTTGTTCAGGCTTTTCAGGCGCTGAGGGTTGGGGTGGTTAGTATTGATTTGCTGGTGACACTTGCGATTCTTGGGGCTTTTGTTATTCAGGAGTTTGAGGAGTCGGCGATTGTGGCTTTTCTCTTCTTGTTCGGGGCTTTTTTGGAGCAGCGGACCTTGGCCAAGACGCGTTCGGCCATTAAGAATTTGGTCAACTTGGTGCCTGAGACTAGCTTTCGGCAGACCGAAAATGGTGATTTCCAGGAAGTTGGTGTGGATGAGATTGTTGAGGGTGATCTTCTTTTGGTCAAAACCGGAGGTAAAATACCGGTTGATGGTGTGATTACGTTTGGTTCTGGTAATGTGAATGAGGCTAGTATCACGGGAGAATCCGTTCCGGTTGCTAAAACAATTGGGTCCAGTGTTTTTGCTGGGACTATTCTCGAAAATGGGACTTTGCAGCTTCGGACGGAGAAAATTGGTGATGAGACGACTTTTGGGAAAATTATCGAGTTGGTTGAAGAGGCTCAAGATTCCAAGTCCGAAGCAGAACGGTTTATTGATCGCTTTTCGAAATACTATACGCCGGCTGTTCTTGTCCTTGCCATTTTTGTTTGGCTTTGGGCCCAGAATATGCAATTGGCTGTTACTATTCTGGTATTAGGTTGTCCCGGTGCCCTTGTCATTGGGGTGCCAGTTTCCAATGTTTCAGGGATTGGTAATGGTGCTAAAAATGGTATTTTGTTCAAAGGAAGTGACGTTATTAATCACTTTAGTAAAGTTGATACCATTCTCTTTGATAAGACGGGGACTCTAACTTATGGAAATCCTCAAGTGACCCAAGCTATTCACTATAGTCATAACAGGAACTATGTGGAACGCTTGTTGGTGAGTGTTGAGAAAGAATCGGATCATCCTTTAGCAAAGGCCATTACCAATTATTATGAAACTCCCTTTGTTGACGTCGTTGATTCAACAGAGGTGGTGACTGGTGGTGGTATTGTTGCCCAGATTGGACAAAATCAGGTCCTTGTCGGCAATCGCTATTTGATGGAGCAATATAAAATTCCACTTAATAAGCAGATGACAAGTGATATAGAAAGCTTGGAGGCCCAAGGTAATTCTTTGGTTTTAACAGCTGTCAATGGGCAATTAGTACTTGTGCTTGGTATTAGGGATCGGGTTCGTAAGGGGGTTAAAGAAGACTTCGAAACATTGAAAAAAATGGGGGTTAAGAACCTAATTCTCTTATCTGGTGATAATCAAGGGACAGTTGATTTAGTTGCCAAAGAATTAGCTTTAACGGAAGCTTACGGACAATTGCTTCCGCAAGACAAGGCGGAATTTGTGAAGCAACGTCAAGCAAAGGGTGAAATTGTTGCCTTTGTTGGTGATGGTATTAATGATAGTCCTTCTTTAGCCCTTGCTGATATTGGTATCGCAATGGGTGGCGGAACCGATGTTGCCATTGAAACCTCTCAGGTGGTCTTGATGCATTCTGATTTCCATAAGATTCCGCATGCCATTGCTCTTGCCCGAGCTACGCGATTCAACATGATTGAAAATATTGCCATCGCTTTATTCGTAGTAGTGACACTTTTGGTCAGTGTTCTCACCAGTTCTTGGATGAATATGGCGATTGGTATGTTTGTTCATGAGGGAAGCATTCTGGTAGTTATTTTAAATGCAATGAGGCTATTAACCTATAAAAAATAA
- a CDS encoding nucleotide pyrophosphohydrolase encodes MKSIINEINNFRDEREWRQFHNEKDLAISVSLEASELLELFQWKTSEEVIQTKSEDLKEEIADVVIYAYMLADNLGFDMESIIREKLAKNAEKYPVSKSKNSNKKYTEL; translated from the coding sequence ATGAAAAGTATAATAAATGAAATAAACAATTTTAGAGATGAGCGGGAATGGCGACAATTTCATAATGAAAAAGATTTAGCTATTTCTGTTTCATTAGAGGCAAGTGAATTACTAGAACTATTTCAATGGAAAACAAGTGAAGAAGTTATTCAAACTAAAAGTGAAGATTTAAAAGAAGAAATTGCGGACGTTGTAATTTATGCATATATGTTGGCTGACAATTTAGGGTTTGATATGGAATCAATAATCAGGGAAAAACTGGCAAAAAATGCAGAAAAATACCCAGTTTCGAAAAGTAAAAATAGTAATAAAAAATACACAGAATTATGA
- a CDS encoding DUF2075 domain-containing protein, producing the protein MSLNNHYSPVITKINYDSLTLNSIKSQKLNENDQSLILDYPTVYIINDKDSKQKSKYIVYIGETNDIGRRTKQHLYDDIRNGREDFIELSDSATAEMFIIGHKYFNKSLTLDIENKLLHYLSSVEAVVKVNNRKENPQNNYYTSETMETIFSKVWRKLHRTNPELFPTESIIRDSALFKASPFHKLTDEQIEAKNEIILKTISILSQNLEGQLLLVEGEAGSGKTVLMSNLLYDLFSDESLPIKSNELSIHLLVNHEQQLVVYEQLAKKLGLKNKNQMPVVAKPTSFINKQSKRNQKADIVIIDEAHLLLTRGKQSYRGKNHLKDILENAKVVIAVFDEKQILTAEQIWESQDLAEIRLDARDTIKLKNQMRINANISTITWIRQFIDDGQIKPYIPDNTYDLKVFDSPTEMYAEIKKKSLNQDNGISRLLATYDWTFKNSKSEEGYYYVEIGDFKLPWNLQLPKTRKVKDLSWAEQAQTIDEVGSTYTIQGFDLNYAAVIIGPSVKYRNGQVIFDPSESKNAKAIERRTLSDGRKQSFGETLLQNELNVLLTRGVNGLYLFAVDEELQKALKLNIPLSIKY; encoded by the coding sequence ATGTCACTAAATAACCATTACAGTCCAGTAATAACTAAAATTAACTATGACTCACTCACTTTAAATTCTATCAAATCTCAAAAACTTAATGAAAATGATCAATCTTTAATCTTAGACTATCCAACCGTATATATTATTAATGATAAAGATAGTAAACAAAAGTCTAAATATATCGTATATATTGGAGAGACAAACGATATCGGTCGACGAACAAAACAACATTTATATGATGATATTCGTAACGGGAGAGAAGATTTCATAGAGCTAAGTGATTCAGCAACTGCGGAAATGTTCATTATAGGGCATAAATACTTCAATAAATCTCTTACCTTAGATATAGAAAATAAGCTATTACATTACCTATCTAGTGTTGAAGCTGTAGTAAAAGTTAATAATCGAAAAGAGAATCCACAAAATAACTACTATACTTCTGAAACAATGGAAACAATATTTTCAAAAGTATGGAGAAAATTGCATCGTACGAACCCTGAACTTTTTCCGACTGAATCAATCATTAGAGATTCAGCTTTGTTTAAAGCTTCTCCATTTCATAAATTAACGGACGAGCAAATTGAAGCTAAAAATGAGATAATCCTAAAAACTATTTCAATTTTAAGCCAAAATTTAGAAGGGCAACTATTATTAGTTGAAGGAGAAGCTGGTTCTGGAAAAACTGTATTAATGAGTAATCTACTGTATGATTTGTTTAGTGATGAATCGCTTCCTATAAAAAGTAATGAATTATCTATCCATTTACTTGTCAATCATGAACAACAATTAGTTGTTTACGAACAATTAGCTAAAAAATTAGGACTTAAAAATAAAAATCAAATGCCTGTTGTAGCTAAGCCAACAAGTTTCATAAATAAGCAATCTAAACGTAACCAAAAGGCTGATATTGTCATTATTGACGAGGCCCATTTACTACTCACTCGCGGAAAACAATCTTATCGTGGAAAGAATCATCTAAAGGATATTCTGGAAAATGCTAAAGTAGTTATAGCTGTTTTTGATGAGAAACAAATTTTAACAGCTGAGCAAATTTGGGAATCACAGGATTTAGCTGAAATTCGTCTTGATGCTCGAGATACCATAAAGTTAAAGAATCAAATGCGTATTAATGCTAATATTTCAACAATTACTTGGATACGCCAATTCATAGATGATGGTCAGATTAAACCTTATATTCCTGATAATACTTATGATTTAAAAGTTTTTGATTCACCAACAGAAATGTATGCAGAAATTAAGAAAAAATCATTAAACCAAGATAATGGTATTTCCAGACTTTTAGCAACTTATGATTGGACATTTAAAAACTCTAAATCAGAAGAAGGTTATTATTATGTTGAAATAGGAGACTTCAAACTACCTTGGAATCTTCAATTACCTAAAACTAGAAAAGTAAAAGATTTATCTTGGGCAGAGCAAGCACAAACAATTGATGAAGTTGGGTCGACGTATACCATCCAAGGATTTGATTTGAACTATGCTGCAGTCATTATTGGACCTTCCGTTAAATACCGCAATGGACAAGTTATTTTTGATCCTAGTGAAAGTAAAAATGCTAAAGCTATAGAACGTAGAACTTTGTCAGACGGACGGAAACAATCATTTGGAGAAACATTACTACAAAATGAGTTAAACGTTCTATTGACACGAGGTGTTAATGGACTTTATCTCTTTGCAGTTGATGAAGAGCTTCAAAAGGCACTAAAACTAAATATTCCACTTTCTATAAAATATTAA
- a CDS encoding winged helix-turn-helix transcriptional regulator, which produces MATFTKHTVPDCPYVTTQKVLSGKWSIIILHLLEEKAVRFNELHRQIGGISQATLTKQLRQLEEDGLITRKVYAQVPPKVEYELSGLGQEFISVLDQISIFGKKYIEFVKEKEI; this is translated from the coding sequence ATGGCTACATTTACAAAACATACCGTTCCAGACTGTCCTTATGTGACTACACAGAAAGTTCTCTCGGGCAAGTGGTCTATTATCATTTTGCATTTATTGGAAGAAAAAGCTGTGCGTTTCAACGAATTGCACCGCCAGATTGGGGGTATTTCTCAAGCGACCCTGACCAAGCAGCTCCGTCAGCTGGAAGAAGACGGACTCATTACTCGAAAAGTCTATGCCCAAGTTCCACCAAAAGTGGAGTACGAGCTTAGCGGCCTTGGGCAGGAATTTATTAGTGTCCTCGACCAGATCAGTATCTTTGGGAAAAAATATATTGAATTTGTCAAAGAAAAAGAAATTTGA